The Lentisphaerota bacterium genome segment TTTTGCCCGTTCCGGCCTTGCCCGAGATGCTGACCAGCTTAATATCGGGATTGAGCAGCGCATCCAGCGCAAAAGTCTGCTCGGCGTTTCGAGGAACGATTCCATAGCAGGGGGTTTTATCGACGCGGCGGACTTTACCCGTTTGTGCCTGGTAAACCCCCAGCGCCGAGCGCTGGGAATTTCGCAGAATCAGGTATTCGTTGGGCTGAGGGGCGCGCTCAAAGGGTATGGACTCGGCGTTAATCTCGTAGGGGTCAACATAAAGGGGTGTGATAGCGGTATCGGGCAGGTGCTCCTCACGATGAAATCCGCAATAGAGCGACCCGATGTCCTTGACATGATCGTTGCGGTAGTCCTGGGCCGTCAGCCCGACCGATTTGGCCTTCATTCGAAGGTTGACGTCTTTCGAAACCAGAATGACTGGGCGTGAGGGGTTCTCTTTTGACAAAAAGTAAGCGGTGTTCAGAATGCGGTGATCGGCCTTGTCGGAAGAGAAATTAAACGCTAGATCCGGATGAAAACTACGCTCAAGTTTAACGACAATAGTTCCCTGAGCCTCCCCAATTTTAACCCCTGAGTCAAACAGCTTGTCTCCTGCAAGGGCATCCAGAGCCCGACCAAACTCCCGGGCGTGGAAGCTGAGTTCCGTATTGCCTTTTTTAAAGTGATCGAGTTCCTCCAGCACCGTGATGGGGATGGCTATGTCGTGCTCCTCGAACTGATAAATGCAGGAGCTGTCGTGAAGCGCCACGTTGGTATCGAGAACAAATAATTTCTTTTTAGATGCCGACACGGGTATTCCTTTTGACGTGATACAAGCCCATTGACAGGAAACCGCTTGTGGGCGGGTGTCGGCGTGCGACCCCCGAAATCGATGCCAAACGACCTGACGAAACTGAAAAAAGCAAGTTCACGGCGTTGAGTATGCCAGAAACCGGTGAAACTATCAAAAATCGCCGAACCCCGCCCAGCAATTCTAATTTTGATTGCATCCTGCCGGTCGAAATCGCTATCGGTATCGGGGTCGAATTTCCGCCTTTATCGTCGATCCCGATTTCGATTTGGATGCCGATATCCACACCATACACCGCGCGGTAGGAATCGGGATGCCTGAAGGTTGCAGGCTGGAGAGCGGGCCGTTTTCGTGCTTGTGCAGGGTGATGGGATGTGGTTCACTCTTGGCGTTGCCTGACGGCCAGAATGGTTGCAGACACGGTGCCCGGCGGATTTGGAACCCGGCGGGAGTATGCGTCTGTAGATGCTTTATATGCATGGCAATACATGTGTACGCTTTTGTGTGACGATCAATAACATGTTAGCGAAGGGGAACACACATGATTCGTCCGGTCACGAGGGATGACGCCAAGTCGATTTGCGACATCTACAATCACCACGTCGAGAACACGATCGTCACCTTTGAGGAAAGACCCGTGAGTGTTGGCGACATGCAACGCCGCATCAGTGACATCACGGGGGACTATCCATGGCTGGTTCTTGAAGAAGGCGGCCGACTGATCGGCTATGCGTATGCCGGCAGATGGAAAAGTCGTTGTTCCTATCGTTACTCGGCCGAAAGCACGATCTATCTGGCCGAGGGGTTTGCACGGCGGGGTTTCGGCACACGGCTGTACAGGGCACTCATCACAGAACTGCGCTCGCGCCCTGTGCACTGCATGGTTGCAGGGATTGCTTTGCCCAACCCGGCAAGCGTTGCCCTACACGAGAGCATGGGCTTCGGAAAGGTCGCTCACTTCAAAGAAGTCGGGTGGAAATGCAACCAGTGGATCGACGTAGGATATTGGGAACTGATGATTGAAGGACCCTGAACCGATACCTTGCGCCCCGCAGCTGGGGAACTCGGAGGGTTAGCGACGGCGTTAGCAAGAGCAGATGAAGCTGTTGATCTATTTTTGGGGTTGATCCTGATGATCCTATGTTGCATCAAGGCTGGCCAGGCTGTGGGCCGTGATGCCACGCTCCGTGGCAATGATGAGGAGCCTGCCCGCGAGCCAAGGGCCAGCGATTACCGGCGGCACACCAACCCGCTTTCCATGCTGGATGGTGTCTTCTGTAAGGGCAATACGGTGAAGTAAAGAACCATCTTGGGTATTGATGAGATAGAGCATCTGATCCGCGGTCAGAATC includes the following:
- a CDS encoding PhoH family protein translates to MSASKKKLFVLDTNVALHDSSCIYQFEEHDIAIPITVLEELDHFKKGNTELSFHAREFGRALDALAGDKLFDSGVKIGEAQGTIVVKLERSFHPDLAFNFSSDKADHRILNTAYFLSKENPSRPVILVSKDVNLRMKAKSVGLTAQDYRNDHVKDIGSLYCGFHREEHLPDTAITPLYVDPYEINAESIPFERAPQPNEYLILRNSQRSALGVYQAQTGKVRRVDKTPCYGIVPRNAEQTFALDALLNPDIKLVSISGKAGTGKTLLALAAGLEIKKNYRQIFMARPVVPLSNKDIGFLPGDIQSKLDPYMQPLFDNLGVIQNQFAESTTRHKKIKELLVDEKLMISPLAYIRGRSLVSVYFIVDEAQNLTPHEIKTIITRAGEGTKMVFTGDINQIDHPYLDIHSNGLSNLIDKMKGQSLYAHITLEKGERSELSELASNLL
- a CDS encoding N-acetyltransferase family protein yields the protein MIRPVTRDDAKSICDIYNHHVENTIVTFEERPVSVGDMQRRISDITGDYPWLVLEEGGRLIGYAYAGRWKSRCSYRYSAESTIYLAEGFARRGFGTRLYRALITELRSRPVHCMVAGIALPNPASVALHESMGFGKVAHFKEVGWKCNQWIDVGYWELMIEGP